Sequence from the Exiguobacterium aurantiacum genome:
GTAAATGTGGATGAAATTGATCCCGAGGTCGAAGCCGAACCACTGCTCAGTCCCCCAGACGAGGAAGTAGTACGTGACAACGTGGAAGCCGATGACGAGTTTCGCGGCAATCGGCGGCACACGTTTCACGAGCATCCCGATTAGGACAATGACGAGAATCGGGATGTTGAAGAAGCCGGTGAAGCGGCGAATCAAGTCCCAAAGGCCGTCCGGTGCATACATCAAGTTCGGGGCGACGAAGAACGAGACGAGCGCGACGAACGTCCCGAACCATTTGCTGACGCGAATCAAGTCTTTGTCTGACGCATCCGGTTTGAACTTCGGCTTATAAATATCGAGCACGAACAACGTAGCGATACTATTTAGTAGCGAGTTGAACGAGCTGAACACGGCGCCAAGTAAGACGGCGAGGAAGAAGCCCATGAGCCACATCGGCAACAAGTCGGCAATCAAGCTCGGATAAGCGAGATCGGCCTTGTCGACGTTCGTGCCATACAGATGGAACGCGATGATTCCCGGGAGCAACATGAAAATCGGGACGAGCAACTTCAAGTAACCGGTGAAGAGCACTCCTTTTTGACCCTCGGCCAAGTTCTTTGCTCCGAGCGCCCGTTGGATGACGTATTGGTTGAGCGCCCAGTAGAATAAGTTCGCAAAAATCATCCCGGTGAAGATGGACAAGAACGGGACGGAGTCGTTTGATGATCCGATGGCGTTCAGTTTCTCCGGATTCTCGGTTGCGATCGTCTTCATCCCCTCGACAAGATTACCGTCACCGAGTGCGATGAAGCCAAGTGTCGGAACGAGGAATCCGATGATGATGAGACCGATCCCGTTCAACGTATCGGAGACGGCAACGGCACGAAGTCCGCCGAAAATCGCATAGATGGCACCAATAATCCCGATGAACCAAATAACAATCCAAAGTGACTGTTCGAAACTGATGCCGAGCAAGGTCGGTACGTCGAACAGTTGGAGGACGGCCAAGCCGCCTGAATAGAGCATCGACGGAATCGTGACACACATATAACCGAACAAGAATAACAGGACGGTCAAACGACGAACGTCCTCGTCATATCGTTGGCTTAAAAACTCAGGAATCGTGGAAATTCCAATGCCCAGGAAGCGTGGGAGTAAGAAGAGCGCCATGATGATGGCGGCGATTCCGGCCGTGACTTCCCATGCCATGGCTGACATATTGCCGGCGAACGATTGGCCGTTTAAGCCAATCAACTGCTCGGCTGACAAGTTCGTCAATAAGAGCGATCCAGCGATGAACAAACCAGTGAGACCGCGTCCGGCCAAGAAATAATCGTCGGCACTCTCGACTTTCCCTTTCGTCATGCGATAAGACACGTAAGCGACGAGCCCCATGAATAAGGCCCCTGTGATTAATATGTAAACAACCTGTTGAATGGTCAACGACATTCCCTCCCTCAACTTCTTCTTATTTATAAGTACTTTTTCATAAGTACCCTTCACGAAGTATGATTATTTCCCGTTTTCTCTTTTGTAAAAGAACTGTAACAAACCTCACAACAAAAAAAGACACCTGAGAGGTCAGGTGTCAAAAAAAGCGAAGCAACGAAGTCGCGACCGTGAAATAAATGATTAAGCCGAGATTGTCGACGACCGTCGTGATGAACGGACCCGACGCGACGGCCGGATCAAGTTTCAATCGATTGATGAGGAGCGGCACGAGTGTCCCGACGATGGTCGCCACGCTGAGCGACGCAAAAATCGACAGACCGACAATCATACCGATTAAGGCACTGTCATAGAGGACGGTGATGACGCCGAAGATGACGACCATACAGGCGAGACCGAGCAATAGCCCCGTCCCGAACTCACGGCGAATCATCTTCAACACGTTCTTCCGATTGATCGTCCCGAGCGCGATCGAGCGGACGGCGACGACGAGCGATTGGGTGGCGGCATTACCGGCCGAACCCATGACGAGCGGCATGAAGACGGCGAGTAAGACGATCGTTTCAAGCGTGTCCTCGAAACCACCGATCGTCGACGCAGTGATCATCCCGAGGAACATGAGGCTGATAATCCATGGCGCCCGTTTCATCGCCGCCTCGACCGGTCCCATGTTGATGTCAGACGAACCTTTCGTCGCCGACAGTTCTTCAAAGTCCTCGGTCGTCTCGCGTTCGATGACGTCCATGACATCGTCGACCGTGATGATTCCGAGTAGATGGTCCTCGCTATCGATGACAGGCAGGGCCAGTAAGTCATACTTTTGAACGGTCCGGGCCAAGTCTTCCTGATCGGCGAGGACGTGGGCCGATACGACGCGCCGCCCCATGATGTCCGCGATTTGCACATCGAGCGGGGAGACAATCAAGTCGCGGAGCGATACAACGCCAACTAGACGATTG
This genomic interval carries:
- a CDS encoding solute:sodium symporter family transporter, with translation MTIQQVVYILITGALFMGLVAYVSYRMTKGKVESADDYFLAGRGLTGLFIAGSLLLTNLSAEQLIGLNGQSFAGNMSAMAWEVTAGIAAIIMALFLLPRFLGIGISTIPEFLSQRYDEDVRRLTVLLFLFGYMCVTIPSMLYSGGLAVLQLFDVPTLLGISFEQSLWIVIWFIGIIGAIYAIFGGLRAVAVSDTLNGIGLIIIGFLVPTLGFIALGDGNLVEGMKTIATENPEKLNAIGSSNDSVPFLSIFTGMIFANLFYWALNQYVIQRALGAKNLAEGQKGVLFTGYLKLLVPIFMLLPGIIAFHLYGTNVDKADLAYPSLIADLLPMWLMGFFLAVLLGAVFSSFNSLLNSIATLFVLDIYKPKFKPDASDKDLIRVSKWFGTFVALVSFFVAPNLMYAPDGLWDLIRRFTGFFNIPILVIVLIGMLVKRVPPIAAKLVIGFHVVTYYFLVWGTEQWFGFDLGINFIHIYGILFVLETAIMLVFAKVRPMQHINPIRIDLGRVKPWRHAISTSIILIASMVFVYFVFSPIGLAYANGIVSSWFWPATLLLVVATSGLVWTSYRYWLPRYESYLNNLDTTDTEREEAMGE
- the mgtE gene encoding magnesium transporter, which gives rise to MAIERTERARHEAQVTALIQKGDPVDFRDVFLTLHPGEQADLFIELERPAREFVYEALSPEEFTDLFEKLELDEQEQFIQEMPRPFAVRVLNDMYSDNAADLMNQLPDDFMNELFALMDETEATEVKDLMRYPDDTAGAIMTTEFIVLKADKTVGATLEDLRELGPEAETIYYLYVIDADNRLVGVVSLRDLIVSPLDVQIADIMGRRVVSAHVLADQEDLARTVQKYDLLALPVIDSEDHLLGIITVDDVMDVIERETTEDFEELSATKGSSDINMGPVEAAMKRAPWIISLMFLGMITASTIGGFEDTLETIVLLAVFMPLVMGSAGNAATQSLVVAVRSIALGTINRKNVLKMIRREFGTGLLLGLACMVVIFGVITVLYDSALIGMIVGLSIFASLSVATIVGTLVPLLINRLKLDPAVASGPFITTVVDNLGLIIYFTVATSLLRFF